ACCACTGGGTGAGACTCCAGTGGAACAACGAGTACTGCACTGCGACGGGCATTGCCGCTGCGGACTGGTCAGGAACGTTGTACAGGGGCGGCACGCTCGCATAGTGTGTGAGTGCCTCGGCAGGCCCCCAGAAGACGATCCCTGCTGCGAGTCCGGCGGAGTACATCATCGCGAAGTAGGCGAAGTAACTGTACTCGGGCTGTTCATCGCCCAGTTTGAGCTTTCCCCACGGTCCGAAGATGAGGTATCCAAGAAAGAGAACGAAGCCGAGCATGCCGATGAGGAACGCCCAACTGAAATGAGCGAGCATGAAGTCCTGTATCGAGTAGACGATATTCGCTGCTGTATTAGGATCGTACGCGAAAATCGCTACGAACAGGAGTGTAATTCCTGCACCGAACCCGAAAATCGTCGGTTCGATTTCGTCGAAAAATTTCGTGAATGCATCCGTTTCGTCGGATTGACTCATCGACTCCACCCCCCCTTACAAGAGTTCGACAACGGATCGTCAGTCGGTGCGACAGTCAAATACCGACCCTCCCACGATCGAAATACAGTTCGCTTGGAGTGTATGCTTGGAAGACGGTTCACTAGCCCATACTGGCCGTGCGGTTCGTAGTTCATGGGTAATCCGTGTCTTTAATTACCGTGTTTTACGCTGACACACGACATATATCGTGAATGACTTTGATAAGTATTACGGGTATTGTTGCCACTGGTTACAGTATGTGTTTACAATTTATTACGGGAACGTTATTCGTGTACGGCTGCAGTAGAGGCTTTTTCTGTTACTTCATCTAGTTGTATTAGATAAATAATAAATTAGTCAAAAATCCCCACTCTCAGCACAGATCACCTTCCGAGTTCGCCGCAGTCATGACCGTTCTTCAATCTCTCCTCGTCATATCCGCCTCGTCTTGCGATATGTTTTGAACGAGGTAAGGACGGCTCGCTCCGCAACGCTTAATTCCACTCTTACACAAAATCTGTGTATGACTGACGGTTCTGACGAACCCGAGTCTCTCGACAGCCTCGCCTACTCGGCAGAGCGGGACCGAGGTATCCTCACACCGAGCGACAGGGAGTTCCTGATCGGGCGGAAATCCGACTACACGGATCATTCGAAAAAACAGAAACGAAATCGGATTCGTCGTCGGCTCCGCAACGCATTGCTCGATTTTACGCTTCTGTTCGAACATCTGGAAGACCGGGACCGAGAAACGGTCTTCAACCCCGACGATGACGCAAGAGACGACTACACGCGGGGGATCACCGATATGCTCGCGTTCCTCCATCTCGGAACGATGGGGTATTACACGCCATTCAAGGATATGCTTGCCCAAGGGGTCAACAAAGCCGAACAAGAGCTAGCGGGGTCCGACTATCGGATGGTGACCGTCGATTTTAACGTTGATCCAGTCGGGCAAATCGATGTAGACGAGGTCATCGACAAACTCGAAGTCGGTGATTTCGAAGAGATCACCGACGAGGAACTCCGCGCGTTCGTCCGTCTTCTCGCCGAATCCGAAGACTTCACCGCGACATCCATGCGTTCTGGGATGAAAGAACAAATGAGCGAATTTATGGCGAAAGTCAACGCCGCGACAAAGCAGCGAAATCACCGTGTCGAGGAACTGAACGACTGATTTTGTTGTCATATGACTTCATATCAATTACCCCCAATACATCGAATATTTATTTGATGGGTGTATAATAACAAAAACAGATGATTGGGAATCGGCGGGCATTCCTCTCTACTATGGGGATTATAGGAATTGGAGGGTGCGTCGGAAGTTTGAGCGGTTCCATCCCATCTGATGAAACTGATTCGGCCGACACTCGAACCACGTCCGATGGTGACGACCCTAGCAATCGTAAGCACCACAAGACGACGATTGGGTTCGCCGGAGACGCGATGGTCGGACGGGGACTCAACCATATTTACGGCGAGAAGGATGTCGAGCCAGCAACCATCTGGGGCGACTTCCAGCCCCGTCTTCAGTCCCTCGACGGCGTCTTTTGCAACCTCGAGTGTAGCTTGTCAAACCGTGGCGATCGGTTCCCCGACCGAGTGTACTACTTCCAGGGCGACCCCGAGTGGGCAGTCCCCGCACTTACCGCTGGGAATGTTCAATTCACAGCGCTGTCGAACAACCACTCGATGGATTTCGGAGCGGTAGCCCTTACTGATACGATAGACGTGCTCAGCGAGGCCGGTATCGAAAACGCAGGGACTGGTAAGACTCCGGCGGCAGCATGGGAACCAGCCACGTTTTCTGTTGGTGGTCTTGATGTCGCCGTTGTTTCGTTCTCAGATGAGTACGAATTCTACGCTGCGACCGACGACCGGCCTGGAATCGCCTGGGCTGAGACCGACCCAGAAAATCCAGAAACCCAACGCTTGGTCGGGAACGCAATCGAGCGCGCTCAATCAGGAAACCCGGATTTGCTCATTGTATCGGTCCATTGGGGGAAAAATTGGATCGAACGCCCCAGCGACCAACTTGTTTCGTTTGGCCACTGGCTCGTCGATCAGGGTGTAGACCTCGTTCACGGCCACAGCGCACATGTTGTCCAGGCGGTCGAACAGTATAGTGACGGCGTTATCCTCCACGACACTGGCAACCTCGTCGACGATTTCGGAATCAAAGACGACCTGGGCAACGACAAGAGCTATCTCTTCGAAGTTACGCTCACAGACGGTGAGTTCGACAAGATACGGCTTGTTCCGTTCCACATCGATGACGGTGTCCGTCCCGCCAACAAGAGCGAGGCAGCTTGGCTCCGGAAGACGATGCGGGATCGCTCCGAACCGTTCGAGACGACGTACGAACGGGATGGAGACGGACTCGTGGTTCGGCTATGAGGTGAGTACACCGCTGCAGGAGTCTTTTCTACTGCCGCTTCCAGAACGGTTGAGTCGCCTGACTTAGTACGGGGATGTAGTGAGGAAACGCCTGTTCGGAACACTTTGTGGATTGGTCTTCCTGATGAATTTTGGACGGACCATCTTTGCACCCCTATTCGAACCATTAATGGTTGCCTTCGGGACCGACCGCGCGACTATCGGCGTGTTGATCTCGCTGGTGTGGCTCGGAACAGCGATTCCACGTATTCCGATGGGATACGTTCTCACCCGAATCCCTCGACACCAAGCCGTGTTGGCGACGGGCGTCGTACTTGCCGGTGCATCGGGACTCATCGCGCTCGCGAATTCGTTTCCAACGCTCCAAATCGGAACGTTTCTGCTCGGTATCGCTAGCGGCGCCTATTTCGTTGCTGCTGTTCCGCTGATTGCGGAGTTGTACCCCGATTCGGTCGGACGTACCGTCGGCATTCACGGTGCGGCCGCGCAACTCGCCGCGGTTCTCGCGCCGACCATCGTAGTCGGCATTCTACTGGTCGCCTCGTGGCGTACCGTCTTCCTCGTTCTTGGGGTGTCTGCCATCATGTTCAGCATCGTGATGGCAAGAGTCGTTCGAGGATCTCGTATCGCGGACGAGGCCGTCCCCGACCGCGCGTTTCTCCCTGCCGTCCGTTCACACTGGCGAATCATCGCGACCGGACTGCTGATGGTCGGCGTTGCCGGATTCATGTGGCAAGGGCTGTTCAATTTCTATGTGGTCTATCTACAATCGTCGAAGGGGCTATCGACGACGACGGCAAACCTGCTTCTTACAGTCGTGTTCGCGGCCGGATTACCTGCATTTTGGTACGGCGGACGCCTTGCCGATCGTCTGCCAGTTGTCCCGTATATCTTGGCGATACTGACGGGGTTCGTCGGGTCGGTCGTTGCGCTTACCTATGCAGGCAATCTGGCTACGGTCTTTCTTCTCTCCATCTCCATCGGATACTTCATTCATAGCCTCTTCCCTGCACTGGATACCTACTTCCTCAATTCGCTCCCCGACGAGAACCGCGGCGTCGTTTATGCGGCGTTCACCGGTCTTTCACTGCTTGTCGAAGCAAACGGCACCGCCGCCGTCGGGCTACTCACCGATGCCGGATATGCATTCAACGCCGTCTTTCTCGCACTCGCATCGCTCGTCGGCTGTGTTATTCTCGTCCTCGCAGGACTCTATGTGACGGATCGACTTCCTGGTAACTAAAGCGGAACGGTAGACACTCGATTCACACTGTAATCTATAGCTCTCTAGCAACACGCTCGCCTTCGTGGATCGCTTCTTTGATCGTTCGTGCGGCGACCGCATCGCCGACGACGTGAACCTCCGGGACGACTCCAGAGAGTTCGTTCTCAAGTACGTCTTCAGATCGATGGAATCCAGCAAGAACGATACTCTCGAGATCCGGGATTTCAGCTGGCTTCCCGCGTTTCTTTAGCATCACGGTTGGCCAGTTAACACGGTCAACAGTCGTAAACGTATGTATCTCGACCGGAGTATCCATACTGAAAAGGTCGCGATGCAGCTTTGCCTTCGTCGGGCCAGTCAGGTCACCACCTGGGTCTCCACCGGGCTGTGCAAAGTGTACCGTCCGCCCTTCTTCAGCGAGGAATTTCGCAGTCCCGATACCTTTCCAGTGGTGTTCGCCATCGTCGATGACCAGCACGTGGTTGCCGGGGTCTACATACGAAGGCCCGTTCTCGGACCGAAGTGCTTCGGAAAGCACCTGCGTGCTCGTCAGCACCCGTGCATCCTCCCAGCCGGGGATGTCTTCCTCACGAATTCCGATCCCATGATACCCTCGTGGAAACGTCGGCTGCGAGGACCCAGTCGCAACTATCACCGCGTCCGGCGATTCACGTTCGACGTACTCCGCCGTTACCTCGACACCCGTTCGGACGGTCACATCCTCTCGGTCGAGTGCTTCGCGAAGCCAAAGCACGGGTTTCTCGAACTCTGCCTTGTTCGGAATTTCCTTGGCGAATCGCACTTGTCCACCGAGCGTCCCGTCCCGTTCACAGAGAGTAACTCGGTGTCCGATACGAGCCGCTACTTCGGCGGCCTTCATTCCAGCCGGGCCGCCACCAACAACGAGTACGTCCTTCGATTCGGTAGTTTTCGTGAGGCTTCCGACGCCGAGGTCGGCTTCGAATCCGGTCGCCGGGTTCAGCACACATCGGCAGGACGCACCCTCGTAGATGCGCTGAATACAGCCTTGGTTGCATCCCATGCACTCGATAAGTTCGTCGAGTCTCCCCTCCTGAGCTTTTCGAGCGACGTATGGGTCAGCGATGTGCCCCCGCGTCATAGAAACGATATCTGCAGCACCTTCCTGGAGGATCCGATCCGCGTGACGTGGGTCGGTGATCCGTCCCGTCGTGGCAACGGTCATCGTCGGGTTTTCCTCGTGAACGACAGTCCGGATGCGCTTGGCGAGTGGTGCAAGCAGGGCATGATCGCGCTGCATGTCGGGAACGATGTAATCCTGTTTCTGGTACGTTCCTGCCTTTACGACGAGATAATCGACTTGTTCCGTCGCTGCGAGCCGACGTGCCACCTCTTCGTAGCCCTCGATACCCATACCGTGTGGCGCGTCGTCGGTCGCGTTTACCTGAAGACCGACGACGAAGTCCTCACCGACCTCGTCGCGTACTGCATCGAGCGTCTCGTAGACAATACGCAGTCGATTTTCCACGGAACCACCGTACTCGTCCGTTCGTTCGTTCGAGTACGGAGAGAGGAATTGTGAGAGCAGGTATCCCCCATACCCCGAGTGAATCTCGACACCGTCGAATCCCCCTCGTTGGATTACGTTAGCGGTCGTCGCGTAGCTTTCGACCAGTTCACCGATTTCCGCCTGGTCCATTTGACGTGGCATCTCGCGGTTCACCGGGCCAGGAATATCCGAGGATGATAACACGGGCTGCTCGCTGAGGAGGCTCGTCATCTGCCGGCCATAGTGGAGGTTCTGGCAGATTATCCGTGCACCAGTTTCGTGGACGGCATCAGTTAGGCGCCGGAGTTGGGGAACGATGTCATCGTCCCAGCCACGAATCGCACTGCTGGACATCGAACTCGGATGATTCGCGAGATACGCCATGACGATGAGTCCGATACCGCCCTCACCGCGTTCGACGTAGTAATCGATGAGGGAGTCCGTGATTTCGGATCCTCGGGCATAGTTCGTCGTGTGCCCGGTCATCATCAGGCGATTGCGTAGCTCTACGGTGCCGATGCTCGTCGGTTCGAACAACCGTTCGTACCGGTAGTTGTTCGGGTCGTCGTCACGGAGTATTGCGGCGTCTGTTGGGTCGTTTGTCATTGAAATCGTCTGTTTGATTGATCACTGGTCTATCCGTTCTTCTCCACCATCCGCGGCAACGCTCGATGGGAGGCTGCCACCTTTGAGCCGTCCAGTATCGAGGACGGCCTTCACCTCGGGCTTCAGCTGCTCGTACGTGGCTGTCGATGTGACCAACGAGACGAGGATGAACACCGCGATACCGGCGAGTTGGGCGACTTGACCGCCGAGAAATCCCAACGGGATGGCCCAACCGAAGTACTGACCTCCATAGGCGAGTACCAACGTCAGAAAGAGACCAACGCAGCCTCCCCAAAGGATTCCCTCGGTGGTCGCTCCCTTCCAGTTGTATGCGAGGGCGACACCGGGAAAGATGACTGTCGCGAAGATGGCCCATCCAGCAGCACCGAGAACGAAGATGAGGCCGGGGAATGTTGCAGCGATTACACCGGCGATGACGAGAATCGCTGCAGTTGCGATCCGCCCATAGAGCACCTCTTGACCGTCGGTCATCCGGGTATTTCTGTACTCTTTCATGAAATCGTGTGTGACGGACGACGCTCCGACGTTGAGAAACGCGTTGCTCGTCGACATGATCGCCGCAACGATGGCCGTGAGCACGAATGCCGTCACGACATTCGGGGCGAAGTTGATCAGTGCGAGTGGAAGCACCAGATCCGGATTGTCGAAGTTCTGGATATCACCACGTGCGACGGCAGCACGGACATACGGACCGGCCCACCAGAACAGCGTCGTCATGAGGTACGCTGCGCCCGAAATGAGTGCGCCCCACTTCAATAGCGAAACGCGGCGAATCATGTAGAACTTCGTGATCGCTTGGGGCTGGCCAGCATGGGTGAGGTTGATGATGAGAATGGAGAGCAAAAGACCGATCGGAGCCAGGCCGTTCCCACCGAGGGTCGTGAACTCGAAGTATTGGGGGAAATCACCCTGAACAGTGCTAATCATCGCTCCGATACCACCGGGGTTGGAAGTGACGATGAAAAAGAACGTCAACACTCCGGATAGCGCCATGATCACTCCCTGAATTGCGTCGGACCAGATTGCTGCCAAGACACCGCCGATGACCGTGTAAATGCCAACGACAAGGAGGCCGATGATGAGACCTGTTATGAAATCGACGGGGAAGATGATGGACATGATAATTCCCAGCGCAGCGTACTGTGCCGCGAGATATCCCATCGACCCGAGGAAGACGGCAGCGATCCCGAGTAATCGAACGCGTTCGTCCTCAAACCGGTGATACATCGCATCGGGGACGGTGATAGCATCGACCGTCGTTCCGAGCACGCGCATTTTCCGCCCCACGAGCCAGTACGAGAGGACGAACGAGAAAATGATGACTGTCGTCGCCCACATCATAAACTCGGTGCCGAGAGCATACACTGTACCGGAAAGCCCGACGATTCCCCAACCACTCTGAGTCGATGCAAAGATGGAAAGGGCAATGACGAAGATGCCAGCACTGCGTCCTGCGACGTAGTAATCCTCTTCGTTGTTCATGTGCTTACTCGCTACAAAGCCAATACCGAGCATGAGAAGAGAAAAGAGGACGAAAAAGACCATTGCAGTGGATGATTGGTACTCGACACCAAGGCTTTCACCCCACGACTGAAGCACGATCCATCTCATATGTTAGTCCTCCGAGGGAGTAGTGTCGCGTTCGCGCTGGCGTTGCTGCAGGCTTTTTGCTTCGATACCAGTCACGTCTTCGATGTTCCTTCCGAGCGTTACTGCACCGACTAAAAAGAGACAGACTCCGAGAACGAAAAATTCGAGAACGGGTGACGGGAATCCCATGAGCCAAAGTGTCGGTATCACGGTATCGTCCTCCTTCCATTCATCAGTCGGTCACTCCCGACTTGCCATCGTAGTGATTTGGTATGTGGTCCCATATCACTACAATGATCATCATGGTTTGTCTTAAAGTTTAGTTGCACCTCAACAGATCCCAGTAGTATACGCGTGAAACCGGGTTTGTCAGCATATGATGTCGTACTATCGAAGACTGCGGCGTGCTGAGCCTTTCACCTCCGTCCGAGCTACTCACTCCTTTCGCTTCAACCACGACGAGTTAAACCGTGATACCGCACCCATGACCCTTGTTCGGAGTGAATCCTCGTCTTCGTCGGAGGGTCGCACCACTGATTCGTGGCGCGTCGAGTTCACGGACTTCTCACCGAAATTAGGTCGGAGGAACGATATCACGGACGCCACGCCGAACGTGAACCCTAACATCGCCGCGATAAACGCTGACACCAGCAGGGACTCACTAGTTTGCCATATGTCGAGTTGGATGAATGTTACGAATGCCCCCGAAATCAACAGAACAACTCCGACGCCCTTCAACATAAAATCAAGGTTCGAATTATAGGAAGAGACGTAGAGTGCATAGATCAGGCCTGCACCTGCAACGAATTCGATGGCGAACATCATAAGAAGGAGTATGACGGGTTCAAGCATCGGTATTACCGACGTGACTGACCCCTGCAGCATATTCCAGGTGCCATCCACGATCAGTACCACGACCCGTAGTTCCGTAGCGATCGCCACATCGAGAAACCGGAACAGAGCATCGATGATCGCCGATTCGATGTCGAGAACGTGATTGGATAACGCCCGAAAGAGTTGGTTTTCGGTGAACTCCGCGAGAAACGTGAACAGGAGAACAGGGGCGAGCATGATGGTCGTGGCGGCGGCGAAACCGGTGAGCACTTTCGTCCGATATCGTTGTACCAGCTTGTAGACGATCCAAGCCGTAAACAACAACGGCAGGAGCGTTACTGGATGATCGACGACGATTTGGAGGGTTGCATTCGACATATCTCTCGGACGGTTCGTATCGGTGGTTGCAATCGAAGAGGGATAGTGTTTTTTCACGATTCGGGTACGATTCTACATCGAGATTAGCCGTTTGGAGCCGCACCAGTGACCTCGTACAGGGCCTCGGCTGAGCATCCTTGTCCATATGGGTGGGTACTCGGAACGAGCATGGTGGCACCACAGGTGACGGCCGCCGCCGCGCTCGTCAAGAGCGCGAACCCGGCTGCTGGCCCAAATGGGATTCGTACGATACTCGAACGGACCGCTCGCGACGTCGGGGACAAAGCGTACTACGGCTCCGGCTATTTGGACACGAACAACGCTGTCAGATACTGAACAGGGGCAGTATTCTACCTCACTGGACGAGATACGGGCTATCGAGTGGCGGTCCAGTCAGCTCTTCTAGGGTTATTGGTCCGCTTAGGACGCGTCCAACGCGCAGTAGATAGTACTGCGAATCGAAGGCGGGTCGTTGGTTTCCGGTCCACGACATGACCACCCGGCCGGTGAGCGTGAACCCCTGTTGTAGTTGGACGTTCGATATTCGTAACGCCCGACGTGCGTTCGAGACGGACAGGCTCTGCGTGATGGATTGTCCGTTGAGCGTCAACTGGTCGATCGTCAGGGTTCCATTCTGTGCACCGACCGCGTAGATAAGGAGGTCGGTAAGGGAGATGGACACGGTCGGCGAGTGAGTGAGATTGACGTTCCCCGGCTCGACGGTGTAATTGGTTCGATTCGGACCGGGGTCATACGAGAACGTGAACGAATAGGCCTGCCCGTTCACCCAATCACTGTTCGAACGGGAGGCTGGTATCGTCGCGGTATCACCAATCCAGTGTTCCCTCGTTCCGGAACCGATTGGTCCACCGGCCCCTTGTCTTCCAATCCGTCCTTGTGCCCCGAACTGCTCGTTCATCACGATCGTCAAATATTGCGTGTCGGACAGCGATGTGACTTCGAACTCGGTAGCTTGCCCGACACCTGCCTGCAGCGCCACCGTTGTCGGATCGACATCCCGCCAACCCCTCGCACCCGTCTCAGAACCGAGTGCAAGGTTCATCGTAAATACCAAGCGGTCACCCAGCGCGGCCGAAGAACCGCTTGGATAGCGATATTGAACGACGAGATCGAGGGAATCGCTTCCACCGATCGACGACGGAAGCGATATTGTCTTCGTTCCCTGACCGACGGCGGTGAGATACGGTGTATACGCGGTCGTGCTTCCATAAAAATAGCCAATGACGGTGCCGTTGTTCTCGAGGAAGACGCGTATTTGGAGTTCGTCGTCTAGTTCGCCCCCATCCGCGGTACTCGTGTTCGTTTCCCCGGTCCCGGTTTGTCCCTCCTCGCTCGTTTGTGTAGCGAGTGAGAGGCTCAACGAGCGCCCCTCCGTGCTTCCGGCGTTCGTCAGCGTGATCCGCCGTTCGTCAGCACCGCCGGGGGCGAGAACGAAATCGCCCGTCGTAGGGATGCGATACTGGTCCGTATTGAGAAGCTTCATGTCCAACGACCCGGCTTCGACCACTCCCTGTTCGGGCTCGGAATCACGAAACGCGGCCCACGAACCGATGGACCATTGGCTGCTAACGCCGACCGTCGAGAGTGCAGCTAACATATGGCGTCGTGAAACGTCCCTCATCTCTTCGCTTCTTTGCATCTATTTTGACCCTTTATACATATACTTAGTTTATAATCAGTGAAATTATATTGAATATTGGAAGAACGTCGATGAACGGGGAGAAATCACGGTCATGGCGGCTATTCATGAGGCTGACCGGAAAGAAAGCAACGAAACGGGGATAGGCACCGAGATACTGCAGAAAGGGGCCATTACTAATGAGCTGTCCGAATAAATTAACTGACCAAGTCGGTTTGGTGATCCGTTCCGAAAACCGATGGACCGGTTCTTGACCAAAGTGAAGGAGGGACCATCCGCCGAGGAGGCGGTCTTCATCTCGCTAATGTGTTCATCGGGGGCGATTTTGACCGATCCGATAGCAGTTTATTATTTCATGATATAAATATATAATATTATTCAGAGTAAGTTTTAATAACATAGTGGTGGAAATGTATATTGGAATGAATTTGAATCTGAGTGGCCGACAAATGAAGGTGATACTCGCTGCGACGATCGTCGTCGGAGGTGTCATCGCGGGAATCGGAACATGGGCATTCTGGCAGGACACGGATACAAGCACGGACAACACCGTCGAAGCAGGGACGATGGATCTCGCGATAAACGGTAGCGCGAACGGAACGACGGACGATTTCAACCTCGTCAATGCACAACCGAGCGACACGGTTGCACAGAGCTACAGCCTTCAAAATATTGGAACGACCGAAGCCGAGGAGCTAACGGTTTCGTTCGCGGTCGCCGAGAACGACCTTCGCTCCGAACCGGCCGACTCGGGACTTGCCAACGAGCTGAATGCAAACGAAACGGCGAGTCTGATTCGCGTCCAATCACTCACCTACACGAACCCTGACGGAACGTCGGTCGATCTGGTCGCCGCTGCGTCGGACACAAACGGAAACGGCTACGTGGACCTCGAGGACATCCAGGCCGGTTCGAACCCGATCGAAGGATTACAACCACCTGCCGCAAATGCGAGCGACACTGCGACCCTCTCGATGACCCTAGAGGTCGCAAACGATGACGCTGCGTACTTTACCCGGAACGGAAACACGGCGGGGAACCTCACCGGCCTCGATGAGGACATCATGGCCGACGGCGTCGATATCGCCGTCACGTTCACCCTCAACCAAGACGCCAGCCAGTAATCCCGCTTCGACCTCCCAAATTTTTATTTTACTAGTTCAACAATAGAAATATATATGACAGCCCACGTTCGTCACCGTTTGCCCTGGCTACTGTTCGGACTACTCCTGCTGCCGATAGTCGTTCAGATCGTCTTCGTTGTCCTCCCCGGTATGGGGAGCTTCGCCATTCTGAGCGGCAGTATGCAACCTACCATCCAACAGGGAGACATCGTGTATACGTACGACAGCGGTCGGTACACGGAAGGGGACATCGTTACGTTTGCGCAGGGCAACGAGTTGATAACCCACCGAATCGTCGAGAAAACGCCTACGGGGTATCGAACGAAGGGTGACGCACGGATGAATCGAGATTCGTTCGTTGTCGAACGGCATCAGATCCGTGGTGAACTACTGGTGTCGGTTCCCCTCTATGGATATCTCATTCACCCTTCATTCGAACGAAGTTGGGCGCTCTATTCGATTTTCGTCGGCGTCCTCATCGTCGGAATCGCCGGGCAACGACTACTCGCCATCGACTGATTCGCCGCTCGCCCGAAACATCTCCTGTGATAGTGCTATGCGGTCGAACGGTCCCCAAATCGGTGCAATCTATACCTCCAGATGACGTGGGGAGTTACCCACGGACCGTGCACACTACCGATGGTCCGGATGAATGAGTCGTCGTATCGAACCACGTGACCGCGGCGAGGAGGTGATTCACGTGGGAGGTATTAATAAGTCGATATGGGGAGAGCGACTACTCAACACATGACCTTCACGCCCATTCGAACTACTCGGATGGGAAGTTCCTTTCTCCGATGGTTCGGGCGGCCGAACGAACCGGGTTGGACGGTATCGGTTTCACCGACCACTGTAACGTATCGTCGCGTGCTCATGCGAAGGACACACGTGCTATCCTCGGATTCAATCTCGACCGGCCGTACGAGCGGCAGCGACGTGCTAACCGGTAGCCGACGACAACGGTTCATTTTCGCGATTCCGACCCACGACGGACCATCAGTATGGCGCTGTCCGAATACACCCAAAAACCGTCCACAATGACGCTCACAAGGGGTGTATACCGCGCGAACCCCTCATCCTACGGAGCGAAGACTCGAGGACGGCCACGTGTCTGAGTCGTCAGCTACCGAGCGGTCAAACCAGCGTTTCGGTCCCGCTTATTGGCCGTGATTTCCGTCTTCTTCACCGGTCTATGCGGTAACTTGGTCGGCGAGACTGTCGATATCCTCCAGATCGTCCGGTACCAAGACCAACCGAAGTCGAGGACGACCAACATCGATCGGTACCTTCTCGGTCTCAATCAAACCACGATCCTCGAGCCGCGTCTTCGTTCGAGAGAACGTGGCTTTGCTCGCGACACCGGTATCCTCACCCCATTTGCTGATATCATAGAGGAGCACTTCGTTGTTCGCCCCAACCAATAAGGAGATCGCGACCTCGTCGAGTTCGTCGTCCTCTCCCGGAATCCTGTCGACCGATTCGAAAACCATCATGAAGTCCTCCTCGACCTCGTTCCCGAGTTCCTCGCGGAGCGTCTCCTGTACCCGTGTGAGTGGTGGCGTTCGCAAGTTGAACTCCTCACCGCTCTCCCAGTCGTCGTCGAACGTCGATCGAACGTTTTCGACCAAGTCGTCGTCTGTCGAGCGAAGGCCCGTCAGTTTGTCGTCCAGTGTTATGACCGAGATGATCTGATCGTCACTGATGAGGAGGGAGCTTCGTGCGATATCGGTAGTCGTCCGAAGTTCCAGTCGCCCCCGGTCTACCAGATCCGAAATCCGACTTGCGAGGATGAAATCATCGACGGACGATTTTAGCACATCGGGGGTCGCGAGTACGCGAAGGGTGGGTAGTTCGTTATCGAA
The Haladaptatus caseinilyticus DNA segment above includes these coding regions:
- a CDS encoding signal peptidase I codes for the protein MTAHVRHRLPWLLFGLLLLPIVVQIVFVVLPGMGSFAILSGSMQPTIQQGDIVYTYDSGRYTEGDIVTFAQGNELITHRIVEKTPTGYRTKGDARMNRDSFVVERHQIRGELLVSVPLYGYLIHPSFERSWALYSIFVGVLIVGIAGQRLLAID
- the tbsP gene encoding transcriptional regulator TbsP yields the protein MSAETNALDEEFGDTINSLFEDADSVLFVNPAPDVFRTVMTSAAAFDNELPTLRVLATPDVLKSSVDDFILASRISDLVDRGRLELRTTTDIARSSLLISDDQIISVITLDDKLTGLRSTDDDLVENVRSTFDDDWESGEEFNLRTPPLTRVQETLREELGNEVEEDFMMVFESVDRIPGEDDELDEVAISLLVGANNEVLLYDISKWGEDTGVASKATFSRTKTRLEDRGLIETEKVPIDVGRPRLRLVLVPDDLEDIDSLADQVTA
- a CDS encoding choice-of-anchor W domain-containing protein — translated: MRDVSRRHMLAALSTVGVSSQWSIGSWAAFRDSEPEQGVVEAGSLDMKLLNTDQYRIPTTGDFVLAPGGADERRITLTNAGSTEGRSLSLSLATQTSEEGQTGTGETNTSTADGGELDDELQIRVFLENNGTVIGYFYGSTTAYTPYLTAVGQGTKTISLPSSIGGSDSLDLVVQYRYPSGSSAALGDRLVFTMNLALGSETGARGWRDVDPTTVALQAGVGQATEFEVTSLSDTQYLTIVMNEQFGAQGRIGRQGAGGPIGSGTREHWIGDTATIPASRSNSDWVNGQAYSFTFSYDPGPNRTNYTVEPGNVNLTHSPTVSISLTDLLIYAVGAQNGTLTIDQLTLNGQSITQSLSVSNARRALRISNVQLQQGFTLTGRVVMSWTGNQRPAFDSQYYLLRVGRVLSGPITLEELTGPPLDSPYLVQ
- a CDS encoding TasA family protein; the encoded protein is MKVILAATIVVGGVIAGIGTWAFWQDTDTSTDNTVEAGTMDLAINGSANGTTDDFNLVNAQPSDTVAQSYSLQNIGTTEAEELTVSFAVAENDLRSEPADSGLANELNANETASLIRVQSLTYTNPDGTSVDLVAAASDTNGNGYVDLEDIQAGSNPIEGLQPPAANASDTATLSMTLEVANDDAAYFTRNGNTAGNLTGLDEDIMADGVDIAVTFTLNQDASQ